The following coding sequences are from one Haliotis asinina isolate JCU_RB_2024 chromosome 3, JCU_Hal_asi_v2, whole genome shotgun sequence window:
- the LOC137276833 gene encoding uncharacterized protein: MTRDNYIGDLTSRLVSHIHEKVKATVRPQVDVEKRARQLEKTIQQKLEKALNKSLDNLEKRFFKYADKCVSLSENRKFERISSWISRAENDVDANFNEGQTQTGFVAGRGDIHGQVLKECYYDLVDNLNILGSRLLDILYGEHIVSESDDRSIREKTSSREQNKEFVDIICHKLSPEEFNETFLPALKEDHPLVFTKLVEKLSEMEESYEERQCLSCRVRNNVQVHRLAKPLLRRGAIHLSLHADLCRRGLSNRCKWAELDHHRVHPRDVIEALEKKYPNYYDQFKQNRTTSLECCCQQELGKREIVDDHDIVDYPSVRDDPSYPPSENPSTKGSEVDMRDVDAYVDICEIKGKDYPVKQGSCRGICLIINNKNFSTPRFRTRSGSEIDVEKLSATFTRLGFLVVTEIDLTSDHIRARIREFSKHTDFSDYDAFICCLMTHGNNDILYGSDGANIPLSEITAEFTSSKCPSLAGKPKIFIVQADRGKTRMQGFKLPTEMAEAGEGVQTVADMADFLIGYCTPHGYASYRGRSTGSWYIKTLCEVLESNADSQDLLANLVEVNARVAELIGRHGEQQVPAPMFTLTKYLYLTIDPLTV; the protein is encoded by the exons ATGACACGTGATAATTACATTGGGGACCTGACCTCGAGGCTTGTTTCGCACATCCATGAGAAGGTGAAGGCCACCGTCCGCCCTCAGGTCGACGTGGAAAAGAGAGCCAGGCAGTTGGAAAAGACTATTCAACAAAAATTAGAAAAAGCCTTGAACAAGTCTCTGGATAATCTAGAGAAAAGGTTCTTCAAGTATGCAGACAAGTGTGTATCCCTTTCTGAAAACAGGAAGTTTGAACGGATCTCAAGCTGGATATCAAGGGCTGAGAACGACGTGGACGCCAACTTTAATGAAGGTCAAACACAAACAGGGTTCG TTGCAGGCAGAGGCGATATCCATGGGCAAGTGCTGAAGGAATGTTATTATGACCTTGTGGACAACTTGAATATTTTAGGATCTCGTCTCCTTGATATTCTGTATGGAGAACACATAGTATCAGAATCCGACGACAGGAGCATTCGAGAAAAGACATCTAGTCGTGAACAGAATAAAGAATTTGTGgatattatatgtcataaatTATCTCCAGAAGAATTCAATGAGACTTTCCTTCCGGCACTTAAGGAAGATCATCCACTTGTGTTTACTAAATTGGTAGAAAAATTGTCCGAAATGGAAGAGAGCTATGAAGAACGGCAGTGCCTATCATGCAGAGTAAGAAATAATGTACAG GTGCATCGACTTGCAAAGCCTCTTCTAAGGAGGGGAGCAATCCATCTTTCACTGCACGCCGACCTGTGCCGAAGGGGGCTCTCAAACAGATGCAAGTGGGCAGAACTAGATCACCATCGCGTTCATCCCAGAGACGTCATTGAAGCTCTGGAAAAGAAATATCCAAACTATTACGACCAgttcaaacaaaacagaacaacgTCGTTGGAATGTTGTTGTCAACAGGAGCTCGGGAAGCGGGAGATTGTGGATGACCACGATATTGTGGATTATCCCAGTGTTAGGGATGATCCCAGTTATCCTCCATCAGAAAATCCATCAACCAAAGGGTCCGAAGTTGACATGCGGGATGTTGATGCATATGTAGATATCTGTGAAATAAAAGGAAAAG ATTACCCAGTGAAGCAAGGCAGTTGCCGTGGAATATGCCTTATCATTAACAACAAGAACTTCTCTACACCAAGGTTTCGGACAAGATCTGGGTCAGAGATTGATGTGGAAAAACTGAGTGCTACATTCACCAGACTGGGATTTCTAGTGGTGACAGAAATAGATTTAACTTCAGATCACATAAGAGCTCGAATTCGCGAATTTTCCAAACACACCGATTTCTCAGATTACGATGCGTTTATTTGCTGCTTGATGACGCACGGGAACAACGACATCCTATACGGGTCCGATGGAGCTAACATTCCTTTATCTGAGATTACGGCTGAGTTTACATCCAGCAAATGTCCATCACTGGCAGGCAAACCCAAGATATTCATTGTTCAAGCCGACAGAGGTAAGACTCGTATGCAGGGTTTCAAACTGCCCACTGAGATGGCCGAGGCTGGAGAAGGCGTTCAGACCGTCGCAGACATGGCCGACTTTCTCATCGGCTATTGCACACCTCATGGGTATGCTAGCTACAGGGGCAGATCTACGGGTAGCTGGTATATCAAGACGCTGTGTGAAGTGCTGGAGAGTAATGCGGACAGTCAAGATCTTCTGGCAAATCTGGTGGAAGTGAACGCAAGAGTTGCTGAGTTAATTGGGCGTCACGGCGAGCAACAGGTCCCAGCACCGATGTTTACTTTAACGAAATATCTGTATCTCACCATCGATCCACTGACTGTTTGA
- the LOC137278884 gene encoding uncharacterized protein: MSVHFVTSDVTAHLEYTSLITVTAHQEYTLLTTVTAHQENTLLTTVTAHQENTLLITVTAHQEYTLLITVTAHLEYTLLTTVTAHQENTLLITVTAHLEDTLLTTVTAHLEDTLLTTVTAHLEYTLETTVTVHLEYTLLTTVTAHLEDTLLTTVTAHLEYTLQTTVTVHLEYTLQTTVTAPQEYTLLTAHVEYTLQTTVTAHLEYTLLIRVIAHQEYTLQITVTAHRNHSNCSQEYTLQTTVTAHLEYTLLITVTAHLEYTLQTTEYTLLITVTAHLEYTSLITVTAHQEYTLLTTVTAHQENTLLTTVTAHQENTLLITVTAHQEYTLLITVTAHLEYTLLTTVTAHQENTLLITVTAHLEDTLLTTVTAHLEDTLLTTVTAHLEYTLETTVTVHLEYTLLTTVTAHLEDTLLTTVTAHLEYTLQTTVTVHLEYTLQTTVTAPQEYTLLTAHVEYTLQTTVTAHLEYTLLIRLIAHQEYTLQITVTAHRSTLY; this comes from the exons ATGTCAGTCCACTTTGTCACAAGCGACG taactgctcacttGGAGTACACGTCActgatcacagtaactgctcaccaggagtacactttactgaccacagtaactgctcaccaaGAGAACACTTTActgaccacagtaactgctcaccagGAGAacactttactgatcacagtaactgctcaccaagagtacactttactgatcacagtaactgctcacctggagtacactttactgacaacagtaactgctcaccagGAGAACACTTTGctgatcacagtaactgctcacctggaggacactttactgaccacagtaactgctcacctggaggacactttactgaccacagtaactgctcacctggAGTACACTTTAGAGACCACAGTGACTGTTCacctggagtacactttactgaccacagtaactgctcacctggaggacactttactgaccacagtaactgctcacctggagtacactttacagaccacagtgACTGTTCACCTGGAGTACACGTTACagaccacagtaactgctccccaggagtacactttactgacTGCTCACGTGGAGTACACTTTGCagaccacagtaactgctcacctggagtacactttactgatcaGAGTAATTGCTCAccaggagtacactttacagatcacagtaactgctcacagga atcacagtaactgctcacaggagtacactttacagacCACGGTAACAGCTCacctggagtacactttactgatcacagtaactgctcacctggagtacactttacagaccaca gagtacactttactgatcacagtaactgctcacttGGAGTACACGTCActgatcacagtaactgctcaccaggagtacactttactgaccacagtaactgctcaccaaGAGAACACTTTActgaccacagtaactgctcaccagGAGAacactttactgatcacagtaactgctcaccaagagtacactttactgatcacagtaactgctcacctggagtacactttactgacaacagtaactgctcaccagGAGAACACTTTGctgatcacagtaactgctcacctggaggacactttactgaccacagtaactgctcacctggaggacactttactgaccacagtaactgctcacctggAGTACACTTTAGAGACCACAGTGACTGTTCacctggagtacactttactgaccacagtaactgctcacctggaggacactttactgaccacagtaactgctcacctggagtacactttacagaccacagtgACTGTTCACCTGGAGTACACGTTACagaccacagtaactgctccccaggagtacactttactgacTGCTCACGTGGAGTACACTTTGCagaccacagtaactgctcacctggagtacactttactgatcaGACTAATCGCTCAccaggagtacactttacagatcacagtaactgctcacaggagtacactttactga
- the LOC137278883 gene encoding scavenger receptor class F member 1-like yields the protein MAVGLVISCPPENHCEDDVCDSNTGFCTHGCKESWNGPRCDTQTTCPNCQWGYCNPARVCLRGCYPGFYGDTCNKSCHAHCKNKCDFKTGNCMDGCKLGWYGPYCTKKCGGGCVPNSCHRWHGTCQCQSGWYTEGCSQECIGCLDRACDHLNGRCRRGCKPGWTGVTCSINICRNCVNSTCLPETSGSRCHGCVSGYRGRNCEEKCADNCAVCSQFGSTCSECKHGSTCITTPTTFASNSISITVTSEGWTSVPNIGRSNVIQNSANGWKTYSSSGVRRTSFIFVCVLLAFAVSLTVWCAREMWRQRKPKTRTGLDTWNFSEGNVPRHCQSSVTQLQETDLNYDGFRTWRDRRNNDESRHCDCPAGYESLRYMPVISNSASRC from the exons ATGG CTGTCGGACTGGTCATATCTTGCCCGCCTGAGAACCACTGCGAAGATGACGTCTGTGACAGCAATACTGGTTTCTGTACACATGGATGTAAGGAAAGCTGGAACGGACCGAGATGTGACACCCAAACTACATGTCCAAACTGCCAATGGGGTTACTGCAACCCGGCGAGAGTGTGTCTCAGAGGCTGCTATCCTGGTTTCTATGGTGACACGTGCAACAAATCATGCCATGCGCATTGCAAAAATAAGTGTGACTTCAAGACCGGTAATTGCATGGATGGTTGTAAGCTGGGCTGGTATGGACCGTACTGCACTAAGAAATGTGGAGGTGGTTGTGTCCCAAACTCGTGTCATCGGTGGCACGGCACCTGTCAGTGCCAGTCGGGTTGGTATACAGAAGGTTGTAGCCAGGAATGCATTGGTTGTCTCGACAGAGCCTGTGATCATCTCAACGGCAGATGTAGAAGAGGTTGTAAACCTGGTTGGACTGGCGTCACGTGTTCTATCAACATTTGCAGGAACTGTGTTAACAGCACATGTCTGCCGGAGACATCCGGTTCGAGGTGTCATGGCTGCGTTTCCGGTTACCGGGGTCGAAACTGTGAAGAAAAATGTGCAGACAACTGCGCTGTTTGTTCCCAATTCGGTAGCACGTGTAGTGAGTGTAAACACGGGTCAACGTGTATCACAACGCCAACAACATTTGCTTcaaacagcatcagcatcacaGTGACGTCAGAGGGTTGGACGTCAGTTCCAAATATTGGCCGTTCAAATGTGATCCAAAATTCAGCAAACGGGTGGAAGACAT ACTCTTCTTCCGGCGTTAGAAGGACGAGTTTCATTTTCGTTTGTGTCCTCTTGGCCTTTGCGGTGTCTCTTACTGTGTGGTGTGCCCGAGAaatgtg GAGACAAAGGAAGCCCAAAACAAGAACCGGTTTGGATACTTGGAACTTCTCAGAGGGTAATGTACCCAGGCATTGTCAATCAAGTGTGACGCAGTTACAAGAGACTGACCTCAACTATGACGGTTTCCGCACCTGGCGTGACAGGAGAAACAATGACGAAAGTCGACACTGCGACTGCCCTGCTGGTTATGAGTCTCTGCGATATATGCCAGTTATCAGTAACAGTGCGTCCAGATGCTAG